The DNA segment GTTAGATGATAGAGTATAATAGAACGTAAGACTTAATAAAGCATATTTAAATATTCTAAACACTTTATCCCAACTATCATTAATAGTAAATTGGATTTTTAACTTTCGTCCTAATTTACCAAACCACTCCGAAATGGTTCCTAACGGACATATATAACTACAAAATAACTTGCTAAACAACAGTACGCAAACTAATAAAGCGATACCTAATATAAGTTGCATGCCAGACATTGAACAAGCCAATGCTCCATTTTGCAAAAAAGTAAATAAGGACTGGATACCGCCCATTGGACAATACTGTTCAAAATCCACAAAAAGTTCGGGATTTACAAGCACTTTCGTTAACCAATATATTGAAACTCCTAGAATACTTAGTTGAATAAGTGTGCGAATACCGTTTCTGGTAAAAAAAATCTTCATTGTGTTCAATTCCTAATTATTAAAATAAATACCCGATCTAAGGTATAATATGGATATTCTCTTGTAATCAAAGTAGGATATGGAGGCTAAATTTTTCAATGTTAAAGTTGTGAATTATAAGAGTTCCAATCGCCCCAATAATTGTTTGTGGAACTAATTAATAGGGTGCCAATAATTTTTGGCACTTTGTAACTGTTTGAATATTAATTTGTAATAATGTGTTTCCTTTCTGCCATTAATCGGAAATTATTCCATAAAAAAATCGCCGACAGAAACAAAATGAATGGTATGGTACTCCGAATAGGGTTAAATCTGATCAATATAAAGCTAAAATTTTAAATAAGTATCATTTTTAGATAAGCACCCCTTAATAAATTACCTATGTGTATGTAATATGATACGATGTAAATGTGGGTCGTTTAAAAAAGTAGGGGTGTGTGAAAAATATTAAAAAGGTGCAGGGGCTCAATTCTCTCTGTTACGATATTCTGATGGGGTAACTCCGGTGTGTTGTTTAAATATTCTGTTTAAACTTGTTTTTGATGCAAACCCACATTCTAAACCTAAGGAAAGTACCGTAAAGTTATTTAATTTGGGATCATCCAATTTCTCCTTCAGTGTCTCAACACGAAAAGCATTCATATAATCACAGTAATACTTATCTGTTTTTTGCAAGATGATAGAGGATATTTCATTTTGAGGTATATTAATACTATCGGAAAGTTGGCGAATAGTCATTTGCCCCTCCAGATATGGTTTTTCCTTTTTCAGAAATAACTCAATCATATTAAACTTTCGGTCAATATTTAAGACTTCCTCTTTGTCTTCTGCTTGGCTAACTGTTGTACATTCGTTTTCTTTACCATTCGTTTTAGAATCTAAATCGATACCCTTTCCTTGGTATGGTGATACAAATATATAGGCATAACTATTACCCATATACAAAAATATTAGTATAAAAAAGGTAACCATGATGTTGATGGCATTGATGGCATTCCCTAAGAAATTAAACTCTAATCGATCTAAAACCTTGTAGGATACAGCAAAAGAAAAAATAATTAAAATACCTATTGTTATATTGTGTATCCAATTAAACCTTATTCGTTCTAGTCGATCTTTTTCTGTTTTATGAATTACTCTATCATGTACTAAATGCCATCCAGCAAAAAGATACCCCCCTAATATGCCAAACTTAAAAAACGAAAGTAAATCGATATACCTGTTGCAAGAATGAATACATCCAACTCCATAACAGTCCATTTCACCTATTATTTCATTGAAATAGAATTTTAAACCAAATATCAGAACAAAAGGTGAAAAATGTAAAAGATGAATTCCTTTCAGTTTAAAATCCTTATTGATAAAACTTTGCACATAGAAGAAATAGAAACTACCATGCAATACATGCGAATCACAAACCACAGAAAACAATAATGTATAATCACTTGCCATACCAATGGCATTAAGAAAAAAAGAGAACTCTGTTATTGCTAAAAGAAAAATCCATCCCACAAATATCTTCTCTGATAAAACCTTTTTAGGCTTTGTTATTAGAGAAAATGAAAAAAACAATATTAATGCTAGGCAAACTATATAAATATACGACATGTGCTATCTTTTCCGCATTTTGCTTACAAATATATAGTTCTAAGTTCATTTTTCTATAAAAATGAAACTAAAATTAAAAATGGAGTATTTTTTCGTTGTCTTTAGAGTGGAACGGGCCTCGCAAAAGTTTTATTGTAAGCTTCCAATCGATAGGGTGCAAGCTATACGGCTTATGAGAGGTATTACTCTCGCTTGGTAGACCATCATTTGCAATCTGTCAACCATATTCAAATTAAAAAAAGCCGGTCGTAACTATATACAGCCGGCTTTCTTATTTTTACATATGGTATTTTAATTGGTGGATTCCACCGGAATGATAATATCCATACCTCTGTTAATTGCTTTTTCGTTCATGGGTATCAAATGGTGGTGGCGCTCAGGAAGTGATTTTTTGAGACCATTGATTACGTTTTCCATTTTCACAACGGGTTTTACCTTTAAGTATCCACCTAAAACAATCATGTTAAATGTTTTGGTAGTCCTCATTTTTGCGGCCTCTTCGGTAGCATCAACCCGGTAGATGCTTATGTCTTTGCGGGTTGGATGATTTGTAATTCCGTTTCCGTCATAAATAAGTGTACCACCTGGTTTCACTTGTTTCTCAAATTTGTCCATGGACTGTTGGTTCAGAATAATGGCTGTGTCGAACTCATGTAAAATTGGAGAGCTGATTTTTTCGTCGCTTAGAATAACGGTGACGTTGGCAGTTCCTCCGCGCATTTCAGGCCCGTAGGATGGCATCCAGCTTACTTCCATATCCTGCATAACACCGGAATAGGCTAAGATTTTCCCCATAGAAAGTACTCCTTGACCACCAAAGCCGGCTATAATTAATTCTTCTGTCATTTTATTTATTTTAGTATTGAACACCAATAGGTTCAACAAGTAATAAATCTGTATTTATTCGTCTTTCATATCTCCCAGAGGATAAAACGGAAACATATTCTCCACCATCCAATCATTGGCCTTGGCGGGTGTCATTTTCCATCCGGAGTTGCAAGTAGAAACTACTTCAACAAAAGAAGTACCTTTATTTTGCATTTGGTTTTCGAAAGCCTTTTTGATGGCTTTTTTTGTTTTGCGTACAGCAGCAGGTGTGTGTGCTGCTTGCCGTGTAACATAACAAGTACCAGGTAGCTGGGCAATGAGTTCGGTAATTTTCAAGGGGTGTCCGTCATGATTTGCTTCTCTACCCATTGGGCAGGTAGATGCTTTCATACCTTCTAGTGTAGTGGGTGCCATTTGACCACCTGTCATACCGTAGATACCATTATTGATAAATATCATTACGATATTTTCGCCTCGGTTACAGGCGTGAATGGTTTCGGCAGTTCCAATGGCAGCCAAGTCGCCATCGCCTTGATAGGAGAAAACATTTTTTTCGGGCATCAGTCGTTTAACGGCAGTGGCCAGGGCCGGAGCTCGTCCATGTGCCGCCTCTTGCCAATCGATATCGATATAATCGTATGCAAAAACGGAGCATCCCACGGGGGCAATGCCAATAGTCGTTTCTTGAATTCCCATTTCTTCAATCAGTTCGGCTATAATTCTGTGCACTACACCGTGTGTACAGCCCGGGCAGTAATGCGTATCCTTGTCGGTTAGGACCACACTCTTTTTGTATACTATATTCTCTTCTTTAATAATCTCTTTCATATCCATGGCTATTCTCCTATAAAGTTTGACTCAAGAGCAGTTACAACCTCACCTGGCGAAGGGATAATACCTCCTAAACGACCAAAGTGTTCTACTTTTACTGCACCGTTAATTGCTAATCGAACATCCTCCACCATTTGTCCGGCACTCATTTCAACACTTAAAACGCCTTTTACTCTTTGGGCTAGTTCCAGAATGGGTTTTGAGGGGAAAGGAAATAAGGTGATAGGGCGAAGTAATCCTACCTTAATGCCTTTAGCTCTGGCTAATTGAATGGATTTTTGGCAAATACGGGCACTGGAACCATAAGCTACAATTAAGTATTCGGCATCATCACACATGAACGTTTCGTAACGAACTTCGTTTTCTTCTACTTTTTTGTATTTAGCTTGAAGCTTATTATTAAATTGCTCCATTTCCTCAGAGGCCAACTCTACGGAAGTGATTATATTACGCTTTCTGTTTTTTGTTTTTCCAGTGGTGGCCCAGTCGCCATATTTTTCAATCAGCTCTTCTTCAGTCATTCGGGGTTTCTGTGGTTTTAGTTCCACTTTTTCCATCATTTGGCCTATGGCGCCATCCGAAAGGATCATCACCGGATTTCTGTATTTAAAGGCCAGATCAAAGGCGTCTTCAACAAAATCGGCCATTTCCTGAACCGAAGACGGAGCCAGGGTAATTAGTTTATAATCTCCATGTCCGCCACCTTTAACTGTCTGAAAGTAGTCTGACTGTGCTGGTTGAATGGTTCCGAGTCCCGGACCCCCCCTCACAACATTCACAACAACGCAAGGTAGCTCTGCTCCTGCCATATAAGTTAGTCCTTCCTGCATCAAGCTTACGCCTGGACTTGACGAGGAGGTCATGACTCTTTTTCCACATCCGGCACCGCCGTAAACCATGTTGATAGATGCAATTTCACTCTCGGCTTGTAGAACAACCATTCCGGTAGAGTTCCAGGGCTGTTCGGCCATTAATGTTTCCATAATTTCACTTTGCGGTGTAATAGGATATCCAAAATATCCATCAGTGCCGCACCGTATGGCTGCATGGGCAATGGCTTCATTGCCTTTCATTAATTTTACTTCTTTCATTTCTTACTAATTTCTTGTGTAGCGATTGAAATTAATGTCAATCCTTGTTGCCAGGATTGCGTTTCTTCTTTTCATAGAAAGACGGATCTTTCGTTTTAAGCTTTGGCTCTATAAACCGTTATGCAACTGTCCGGACAAACTGCTGCACAATTGGCGCAGCCAATACATGCTTCGGGAATTCCCAGTTGGGCAAAATGATATCCTTTACCATTAACATCCTTTGCCATTTCTATTGCGTTTGTGGGACAGCTAACCATGCAAAGTTCACAGCCTTTACACTTTACTGAATCAACAACAATCGCTCCTTTAGCTTTAGCCATAATTTTGAACGTTTTTATAATTTACTTGCAATTTATGTAATTATGCCATTTTTTCTTATGATGTGAATCATGCAAAAATCCTGATTTATTGCAGGACATAGCACGGTAGGGGTGTATTTATTTACAATCCCAATCCATTGGCATCACTTGAAAAATAAATCTCTATTTTTTCCTTTTGCGTAGTGTGGTTAGCAGCTTTGCTGAAACATTTGTAATCGTTTTTCTAATTCACCAAATCTGCTTTGTTCTGTTTGCGAAACACAAGCTCTTAAACCCTGTATTTTGCTGCCGGTATTTGTTAATGCAATGCCACTTATTCCAAAGTATAATAATTTTTTGAGCAGCTCACCACCCATCATACCCGGATATGATATTGTAAAATAAAAACCGTCGGCTATGGGTTCGTCAATGTCTTTGTTGTAAATAATGGAAAAACCATATTTAATAAACAGCTCTTTCATTAACCGAGCCCTGATACCATATTCTTTTACCTCTTCTAAATAATTGTATGATCCGTCGCAAGCCGCTTTGTATATGGCTGCTATGGCATACTGTGCAGAATGACTAGCTCCTGCGGACAACGAATATAGTAATCTTCCCACAATAACTTGTCCAAAATTACCCTCTCCAAACCTAATTTTTAATGATTCAAAATAAGTCTTAAACAGCTCATGTGATATGCAGAGCGTTCCAAGTCGTTGACCTGCATAGCTGAAGGCCTTGGAGCTGGAGATAAGGATGGCATAATTGGAAGTGTATTTTGCCACGGTTGGCTGAAAGGGTGCCTGGAAAGGGGTGGAGATGTCTTGTCTGAAATCCATCCCAAAATAAGCCAGATCCTCTATGATAATGGTATCGTACTGTTCAGCAAGTCTCCCAATGGTTTCTAGTTCATCTTCATGAAAACAAATCCAGGTAGGGTTATTGGGATTTGAATATACGATGCCGGCAATATTTCCTTTTAACAGGTAACTTTCAAGTTTGTCTCTTAATTTGGCACCGCGATATTCAAAAACATCGAATGTTTCGTATTGAATACCCAGCACATCAAGCTGTATCTTCTGAACAGGAAAGCCCGGGTCTATAAATAAAATGGTGTTTTTCTTAGTGTTTAAATTGGCCACAGCCATGAAGAGGGCGTAGCTGGCTTGCATGGAGCCTACAGTAGGAATACAGCTCTCGGGTGGAACATCGATATCCATAAAGGCTTTTGCAAATCGACTGGCTTGCTGCTTGAATGGTTTAATGCCTTCGAGCATGGGATATTTGGATGCTACTCCTTGTTTTAAAGCTTCTATTTCTGCGTTAACGCCTACTTTTGAAGGGGGGAGACTGGGAACCCCCATCTCCATTCTAATGAATTGGATGGGGCTGCGTTCCTCTATTTTATTTACAATATTAACTACCTCACGAATAGTCGCCTTGCCTAAATCCTTGTTGCCTTGTTCGCTCAGAACCGCTTCAACAATTTCTGGATTGACAACGGCGGGGAATGGATGTTTCATGATAGACTTATTTAAAGGTTAACAATAAGATGAAGCGCTATGACGGGGAGGAACCGTTGTGTAGAAAGGGATAGCCAGGTCTGTATTTATCCCTGTTTTATCTAAAATCCATCTTTCTTAAGCTGGCTTGTCCATTGCTCAATTCTGCTGGGTGATTTTTCGGATTCGTTGTCTTCATCCAATGGCAAGCCCATAAATTGGCCTTTTATCAAGGCTTCTGATTCGTTATAATGATAGCCTTGGTCGTCTACTGCTCCTACAATATCTACGTTTAGTGCCTTCAGTCTTTCGTACAGCCATCCGATGGCATCCACAAAATGGTCTGGGTAGTTAATCTGGTCTCCAAGTCCATAGATAGCAACTTGTTTACTGTCCCAGTTGACGTTTTTGAGCTGTGTGAAAAATTGATCCCAATCATCATCTTTGTGTTCCGAATCCCAGTTGGTTCGACCCAGTGTAGAAATGCCAAATATTAATTTATGATAGTCTTTGAAAGCTGTTGGATTACAGTTTTTTATTGGAATAATGTCAGTTGTGTCTTTGCCCAATTCGTCGGCTATCATATTTGCTACTTTAGCTACGCTTCCTTTCTCAGGGCCATAAAAAATACCAGTCTTATTCATAGGGATGCTTTTTGAGAGTTCGTTTTTTCTGTTAATAATTCGCAAGAGATTGATTACTCATGCCTTGTTATCAAAATTCAACTTTTATAGGCAGAAAAACAATAACATTTCTCATGAGCAAGGAGATAATACTTTCTTTATAATAAATATAAATGATGATAATTTGTTACTTTGCACTATGGATGATGTCGAAGCACAAAATATTATAGAATCTATTACTGTACCACCATTGCCACAAAGGCTTAGATTGTCAGATTATGCCCCCGGAATTTTTAAGAATTTGCCATCCAATAAAGCTACTAAAAAAGCCATCAAAAAAGGTTTGGTTTATGTCAATGGTAAACAGGGATATACCGGAGATTTTGTTGTTGGGGGAGAAACGCTGATTTTGTTAAAAGACCAAGAACAGAAAGTATTGCCTGCGGTAAAGGTAGATGTAAAGGTATGTTATGAGGATGATTATTTGGCAGTAGTAGATAAGCCGGCAGGGCTGGTTGTGAGTGGTAATAAGCATCGTACCCTGGAGAATGGTCTGGCTACTATTTTACAACGCAGTCCCGCGCCGGATGCTTTGTGGCGACCAGAGCCTATCCATCGTTTGGATTACCCAACAAGTGGGGCTGTTTTGTTTGGGAAGACCAAGCAAGCTGTTATTTTATTGAATAAAATATTTGAGGAACGAAGGATTATTAAGAAATACCTGGCCATCACAATTGGACAGCAAGATGAAGTAGGGGAGGTGACGCTTGATGTTGAGGGCAAGACTGCCAAATCGGCTTATCAAGTCAAGGCATCCGAAAAAAGTGAAAGGTTTGGATGTCTGAACCTGGTGGAGCTTACTTTATTTTCGGGACGACGTCATCAACTACGAATCCACCTGTCGTCTATTGGACATCCCATTCTGGGGGATAGTCAATATGGACAGGAGGGATTGGTGTTGAAAGGGAAAGGACTCTACTTGCATGCTTATTCTATGGAGTTTGTGCATCCCTTTTTTAAAGAATCACTGCGCGTACAAGTCGACCCACCCAAAAAGTTTTTTAAATTGTTTCCAAATATTTAAGCAAATACATATATGGGGTGTTTATGTTAACTTGACCAAGGCTTATTTTTCAATCCTCACCCTGGCATCTACGGCTATTATCTTATTTTCGAAGGCCATTAGGGGGTTGATGTCCAATTCTTTTATTTCGGTAGCAAAACGAAGCATGGTAGAAAGACGAACAATGATATCTGCAAATTTATCAATGTCTACGGCTTCTTGATTACGAATTCCATCTAATATTTTTTTGCCTTTCAGGTCGTGGATCATCCCCAGTGCTTCTTCCTTAGAAAGCGGAGCTAATCCAGAGGAGACATCTTCTAAGACCTCAACGAATATGCCCCCCAGTCCACATAAGACAATGTGACCAAATGCGGGTTCGTATTTGGCTCCTATAAATAGTTCAGTACCTTTAAGCATAGGCTGAATGGTTACCCCTTCAAATCCTTCAATCTTTGTCATGCGATTGAATTCTTCCTTCAAAAATTTGGAGCCGGTGATATTTAATGATACTCCATTAACATCTGTCTTATGCACCGGACCTACCACCTTCATTACAGAAGGATAAACTATTTTATTGATGATGGCCTGTAGTTCTTCTTCGTTGGAAACCAGTGTTTCCTGGATCATAGGGATGCTGGCGGCAGACAATAGTTCCTGAACCTGCTGAGGTTTTAGGTAGCCATCTTCAAATTCAGTAATCAGAGACCGCACCTTAGGTATATCTACGTCTTTCATCTGAATAGATTCCTTGGCGGGTCTGATGGTATTGTGTACCTTGGATAGAGCATGTCCCAAGTTTACCTCGTCGGGGAAGTTAATATTACCTTTGGATTGAAAATATTTTATATCATCGTCGGCATTTACCACAGATGGTAATATGGGGTAAATGGGTTTCTGGCATGTTCTCATCTTCTGATGTAGTACTTCGTATACTTCACGAACAGGGAAGAGTCCCGGGCTGCCAAAGATGACTGCCATGGCGTCGATTTGGTCAAAATCTTTTTCGCAGGCATCAATGATAATACCCAGTTGCTCGGCTGTTCCCGTAGATAAAAAGTCGATAGGATTGCTTACGCTTGATCCCTCAAACAGTTTGGCTTGTAACTGCTCCGCTTTAGGACCTTCTATGGTAGGTATTTGAATACCTCCTTGAGCAAGAGAATCGGTGAGCATTACCGCAGGTCCGCCGGCATGTGTGATAACAGCCATGTTTTCGCCTTTCAGTTCTTTGGCCATGCATACAGCGGCCACGGTGGCCAATTCCAATCGGCCATGGCAACGTATAATGCCAGCTTTCTTAAATAATGCATCCACTGCCATATCTGAACTCGCCATGGCTCCAGTGTGGCTTTGTGCAGCGCGCA comes from the Saccharicrinis fermentans DSM 9555 = JCM 21142 genome and includes:
- a CDS encoding helix-turn-helix domain-containing protein gives rise to the protein MASDYTLLFSVVCDSHVLHGSFYFFYVQSFINKDFKLKGIHLLHFSPFVLIFGLKFYFNEIIGEMDCYGVGCIHSCNRYIDLLSFFKFGILGGYLFAGWHLVHDRVIHKTEKDRLERIRFNWIHNITIGILIIFSFAVSYKVLDRLEFNFLGNAINAINIMVTFFILIFLYMGNSYAYIFVSPYQGKGIDLDSKTNGKENECTTVSQAEDKEEVLNIDRKFNMIELFLKKEKPYLEGQMTIRQLSDSINIPQNEISSIILQKTDKYYCDYMNAFRVETLKEKLDDPKLNNFTVLSLGLECGFASKTSLNRIFKQHTGVTPSEYRNREN
- a CDS encoding 2-oxoacid:acceptor oxidoreductase family protein, translating into MTEELIIAGFGGQGVLSMGKILAYSGVMQDMEVSWMPSYGPEMRGGTANVTVILSDEKISSPILHEFDTAIILNQQSMDKFEKQVKPGGTLIYDGNGITNHPTRKDISIYRVDATEEAAKMRTTKTFNMIVLGGYLKVKPVVKMENVINGLKKSLPERHHHLIPMNEKAINRGMDIIIPVESTN
- a CDS encoding thiamine pyrophosphate-dependent enzyme; the protein is MKEIIKEENIVYKKSVVLTDKDTHYCPGCTHGVVHRIIAELIEEMGIQETTIGIAPVGCSVFAYDYIDIDWQEAAHGRAPALATAVKRLMPEKNVFSYQGDGDLAAIGTAETIHACNRGENIVMIFINNGIYGMTGGQMAPTTLEGMKASTCPMGREANHDGHPLKITELIAQLPGTCYVTRQAAHTPAAVRKTKKAIKKAFENQMQNKGTSFVEVVSTCNSGWKMTPAKANDWMVENMFPFYPLGDMKDE
- a CDS encoding 3-methyl-2-oxobutanoate dehydrogenase subunit VorB, which translates into the protein MKEVKLMKGNEAIAHAAIRCGTDGYFGYPITPQSEIMETLMAEQPWNSTGMVVLQAESEIASINMVYGGAGCGKRVMTSSSSPGVSLMQEGLTYMAGAELPCVVVNVVRGGPGLGTIQPAQSDYFQTVKGGGHGDYKLITLAPSSVQEMADFVEDAFDLAFKYRNPVMILSDGAIGQMMEKVELKPQKPRMTEEELIEKYGDWATTGKTKNRKRNIITSVELASEEMEQFNNKLQAKYKKVEENEVRYETFMCDDAEYLIVAYGSSARICQKSIQLARAKGIKVGLLRPITLFPFPSKPILELAQRVKGVLSVEMSAGQMVEDVRLAINGAVKVEHFGRLGGIIPSPGEVVTALESNFIGE
- a CDS encoding 4Fe-4S dicluster domain-containing protein; this translates as MAKAKGAIVVDSVKCKGCELCMVSCPTNAIEMAKDVNGKGYHFAQLGIPEACIGCANCAAVCPDSCITVYRAKA
- a CDS encoding aminotransferase class I/II-fold pyridoxal phosphate-dependent enzyme; protein product: MKHPFPAVVNPEIVEAVLSEQGNKDLGKATIREVVNIVNKIEERSPIQFIRMEMGVPSLPPSKVGVNAEIEALKQGVASKYPMLEGIKPFKQQASRFAKAFMDIDVPPESCIPTVGSMQASYALFMAVANLNTKKNTILFIDPGFPVQKIQLDVLGIQYETFDVFEYRGAKLRDKLESYLLKGNIAGIVYSNPNNPTWICFHEDELETIGRLAEQYDTIIIEDLAYFGMDFRQDISTPFQAPFQPTVAKYTSNYAILISSSKAFSYAGQRLGTLCISHELFKTYFESLKIRFGEGNFGQVIVGRLLYSLSAGASHSAQYAIAAIYKAACDGSYNYLEEVKEYGIRARLMKELFIKYGFSIIYNKDIDEPIADGFYFTISYPGMMGGELLKKLLYFGISGIALTNTGSKIQGLRACVSQTEQSRFGELEKRLQMFQQSC
- a CDS encoding flavodoxin, which translates into the protein MNKTGIFYGPEKGSVAKVANMIADELGKDTTDIIPIKNCNPTAFKDYHKLIFGISTLGRTNWDSEHKDDDWDQFFTQLKNVNWDSKQVAIYGLGDQINYPDHFVDAIGWLYERLKALNVDIVGAVDDQGYHYNESEALIKGQFMGLPLDEDNESEKSPSRIEQWTSQLKKDGF
- a CDS encoding RluA family pseudouridine synthase, with protein sequence MDDVEAQNIIESITVPPLPQRLRLSDYAPGIFKNLPSNKATKKAIKKGLVYVNGKQGYTGDFVVGGETLILLKDQEQKVLPAVKVDVKVCYEDDYLAVVDKPAGLVVSGNKHRTLENGLATILQRSPAPDALWRPEPIHRLDYPTSGAVLFGKTKQAVILLNKIFEERRIIKKYLAITIGQQDEVGEVTLDVEGKTAKSAYQVKASEKSERFGCLNLVELTLFSGRRHQLRIHLSSIGHPILGDSQYGQEGLVLKGKGLYLHAYSMEFVHPFFKESLRVQVDPPKKFFKLFPNI
- a CDS encoding acetate--CoA ligase family protein; translated protein: MINEQLINPQSIVVVGGSNDLQKPGGKILHNILECYRGEIFVLNPKQDLVQGVKSCKEIKELPTEVDLAVIAIPAKFCPAIVKELIQKKDTKAFIIISAGFGEENEQGAQYEREIVELVNKAGGCLIGPNCIGVINHHHHSIFTEPIPMLDPSGADFISGSGATAVFILETGVGLGLKFNSIFSVGNSAQTGVEDVLAYLDETFDPDKSSKIKLLYIESIKDPDKLLRHANSLVNKGCKIAAIKSGRSEAGMRAAQSHTGAMASSDMAVDALFKKAGIIRCHGRLELATVAAVCMAKELKGENMAVITHAGGPAVMLTDSLAQGGIQIPTIEGPKAEQLQAKLFEGSSVSNPIDFLSTGTAEQLGIIIDACEKDFDQIDAMAVIFGSPGLFPVREVYEVLHQKMRTCQKPIYPILPSVVNADDDIKYFQSKGNINFPDEVNLGHALSKVHNTIRPAKESIQMKDVDIPKVRSLITEFEDGYLKPQQVQELLSAASIPMIQETLVSNEEELQAIINKIVYPSVMKVVGPVHKTDVNGVSLNITGSKFLKEEFNRMTKIEGFEGVTIQPMLKGTELFIGAKYEPAFGHIVLCGLGGIFVEVLEDVSSGLAPLSKEEALGMIHDLKGKKILDGIRNQEAVDIDKFADIIVRLSTMLRFATEIKELDINPLMAFENKIIAVDARVRIEK